The sequence GACACTGGAACAGGGTAGGGAGCTGGTGGTATCATGACAATGAGGCAGGGGCCCTTTAGGAGTAGAAGGCTGTGACTCTGGTGAGCAGCCTCAGCAGGTGTCCCTGGCACCTGGCTTCCCCCAGCCTGGCTTGGGGGTAGGGTTTGAAGGCATGAAGTGCCCTGGCAGTAGAAGTGCTTGACCACTCCCCTGGACTTGTATCTTAGCTGGGCTGGCCTGGGCTTAAGGGTGGGGTGTGTGGCTGCAGCTGGTATAGTCAGATGGGGAGGGGCATCTGCAGCTTCAGGGAATGGGCATTTCTGGCTGGAGAGTCAGACACAGCTGGTGGGCCCTGTGTGGGAGGTACTAGGTTAGAGGGTAACCAATCAGTGCCCTGCTGAAGGGCTGGCAGTTGTGGATTCAGGCAGCATCTATATGCCCGGCCAAGGAAGTCCAGTCAGGGTGCCTGGTTGTGAGGTTCTCAGGCCCCTCAAGGGCCAAGGATGGTGCTAGTTTGGCAGAAGGGATTGCCTTAGAAATAGAAACTTTGGGACAGCAATACCCCCCAGGCTAGCCCCTCTTCCTCTGCTGAGGCCAGAGGGGTCCTCACTGGATCCTGGGACCACAACTGCACACAGGAAATGTCAAGCACTACCCTTACCCCATGGCAGACAGGCACTGGAGGGCTCTCCGTAAAAGGGGAGCAGTGGAACAAAAGCCCTGTGGCCTGTGGTGGGCACCCTACAACAGGCCTGACATTGACCAGCCCTTATTCCAAGCCACTTGCCTGCCACTGTCTGGCCCCTGGAGGCCCTGAGGGGCCCCTGTTGCAAATCCCAAGTTGCACCCTGACCCCTcactgaggtgtaggtggcagcagCTCTGGGAAGGAGGGTGCAGGTCTCTGGAAGTGGTTATGGGGTCTGGGGAAGCACATCTGGTCCCTTGGTTGGGAGGGTCCCCAGATGCCTTGTCCTGCTTTTTAAGTCATTAAAGGCCAAGAAATACTTCCACGTGGAATGATGTCTTATCCAGCATGGATGGTATTAGTCCAGTGGAGCTAAAAGGACAGGGGCTCTGCTACTGCTCACTATGGGACTCTCCcattttgagcctcagtttccctgtctgtgtAATAGGATTTGGTCCCAGAAGATGAATCAGAATGAGTCAGAGGATGGAGATGGGAAGGGCTTGGCACCTTATCTGCATTAGATTGGCCAGGCCTGGATGGGCTAGCAGCCCTGAAGCAGAAGAGCAGATGGGTAGCTTCTTGGCTAGGGGGGAGGATGTGTGCAGAGAGAACTTAAGAGAGATAGTGGTAAGAGAGAGGGCATGAGGTTGGTGCTGCCCTAGGCTGCTGGGTGTGGAGGGTAGAGCCCAGGGCAGGTCTAGCAGCAGGTTGCCCCTGGTGGCTCCCTGGAGCTCATCCAGAGGCCCAGGGCAGATCCTCCTTCAGGTGACTGAGAAGTTGAACACCCCTCAACCGCTACCCAGTCTGGAAAGACTAGCATGAAGGGAAGGTGTGGGCTGTGGATAGATAGGCTGGCGTTTCAAACCAGGGTTTCTAGGAAGGTGCCTGGGGTAAGGGAACTGATGGCTTTGCAGTGAGGCAAGGTACCCTCAAGTGTAGGAAGCTCTGACTCTGCTGGACAGGGCCTGAGGAGGGCCAGAACCTGGAACCTGTGGGTTATCATTAATTGAACATCTACTGTGGGCTGGACCCATGCAGAGGGCCGGGCAGCCTGTCTGTCTATGCTGCCTGCCTTTTAGGGAAGCTGCTGTGTGGGACCAGGAATAATTAAGCCAGCCCTTATTCTAGGCAATTCACAGGTTCTAGATGTGGCCCAAGGGTCTAATGGTCTGATCCATCAGATTCCAGGGCCTCCCTGAGGCTCTAGAAGCCCCTAGTGGTGTGACCTCCAAGATGAGGCCACCTCAGAGCCTCTGGGCATGGACTACACCTGATCTGGGGTCCGGGGCCCTAGAGGGCAAAGGGTTTGGGGCAGGCTTGGGTAATTTCTGTCTCCAGGCATGGTAGACAGGTACCACAGCTGTGTCCTTTGCTCCCACAAAACCTTTATGTGAGGGGGAGCCACCGGCTACCAGGCCTGAGGCCACAGGCAACAGCCTGGCCCAAGCTCTGGCCAAAGATGAAGGAGCTGGCTAGACCTCACTAACCTCCTTCAATAGGGCAACAGGACCAGGGTGGGGAGAATCTAGGCCTTGGCCCAGGATTTCTTCCCAAAAGTTTTTATCTCTGCATGGCCTCAGGCCCTGGCCTTGAGGCCTGCTGTGGGTGAGGTGAGGGGTTCCCTCAGGTGCTAACCCAGGGGTGTAGTGCCCAGAGGCAGATCAGTGAGCCAGTGAGCCTGACTTCTGCTCTTAAGGTGTCTGGGGTTGGGCAGGCTTGGTTTTATTTGTATGTGAGTGAGTATGGGGGACAAAATTCATGGAGCCTAGGACATGCTGAAAGGATACCTCTGGGGGATGCTTCTTGGGGGACAACCCGGTCCTGGTTTGCTGGGGTCAGCCCTGGTTTTAGCAACTCAGGAAAGTTCAGCATCTTGGGAAACCCCCAGGTTCCTGGTCCACCTGGACAATTGGTCACCCTTgtccctttctcttcccctttccccttcccttcccggGATGACTTCTTCCATTTCCCAGTGGAAGAGCTGGAGGCTAAGAAAAGTTAACCACTTTCTGATCTGTGGCCTCAGAAAGTCACGACCAGAATTTGAGCTCTGAGGGACATTGAACTCGGGCTTGAATCCCAGTTTCCTCTTGTCCTTGCTTCGGCTTTGGCTCCTCTGTTATGGGGAGCCAGAAGTGATGGGGTGGACCGCCTCCTGGATGGCTTTGACCTGACCCTGTGCCCTCTGCCCCTCAGTTGCTGGTTGAGAAGACGACGGACTCACCAGCGGCCGAGTTCTCGCTGGTGGAGGACGTGGCGCTGCACTTTGCCTGCTTGATGGGCCGCCTGAACGAGCAGCGCCTCTTCCAGCCCGACCTGTGTGACGTGGATCTGGTGCTGGTGCCCCAGCGTAGTGTCTTCCCAGCACACAAGGGCGTGCTGGCCGCCTACAGCCAGTTCTTCCACTCGCTCTTCACCCAGAACAAGCAGCTGCAGCGTGTGGAGCTGTCCCTGGAGGCTCTGGCCCCCGGCGGTCTGCAGCAGATCCTCAACTTCATCTACACATCCAAGCTGCTGGTCAACGCAGCCAACGTCCACGAGGTGCTCAGTGCTGCCTCGCTGCTGCAGATGGCTGACATCGCTGCATCCTGCCAGGAGCTGCTGGACGCCCGCTCCCTTGGGCCCCCAGGCCCTGGTGCCGTGGCCCTCGCCCAGCCAGCCACCAGCTGCACCCCGGCCGCGCCGCCCTACTACTGCGACATCAAGCAGGAGGCGGATGCCCCAGGCCTGCCCAAGATCTATGCCCGTGAGGGCCCTGACCCCTACTCAGTGCGTGTTGAGGACGGagctggggccacaggtggtacGGTGCCTGCCACCATTGGGCCAGCTCAGCCCTTCttcaaggaggagaaggagggtggCGTTGAGGAGGCTGGTGGGCCCCCAGCCAGCTTGTGCaagctggagggtggggaggagctaGAGGAAGAGCTTGGGGATTCTGGCACCTACAGTCGCCGGGAGCAGTCTCAGATCATCGTGGAGGTGAACCTCAACAACCAGACACTGCATGTGTCCACAGGGCCTGAGGGGAAGCCAGGCACTGCCACGGGCCCGGCCACCATGGTGCTGGGCCGGGAGGATGGGCTGCAGAGACACTCAGAGGATGAGGAGGATgacgaggaagaggaggaggaagaggaggaagaggagggtggtggcagtggaggggaggaggaagaagaggaggagggtggcAGTCAAGGAGAGGAGGACGAcgatgaagaggaggaagggcacagcgagcaggaggaggaagaggaggaggaggaggaagggcacaGTGAGCAGGACCAGGAGagctcagaggaggaagaggaggaggatgaggaggacggggaggcggggggcaggcaggggcctgGCCGCCGAAGCAGCCGGGTGGACCCACCTCCTCACAGTCGCATGGCAACTCGGTCTGCCCGGCGCCGGGGCCCCCCTGAGCCTGAGGAGGCCGAGCGGCGGGGTGGGAAGCGGCCAAAACCTCCTACAGGAGTGGTTCCTACGCCAGCCCGAGGGCCACAGGCCACTGATGGGCTGGGGGCCAAGGTGAAACTGGAGGAGAAGCAGCACCACCCATGCCAGAAGTGCCCACGAGTTTTCAACAACCGCTGGTACCTGGAGAAGCACATGAACGTGACCCACAGCCGCATGCAGATCTGTGACCAGTGCGGCAAGCGCTTCCTGCTGGAGAGTGAGCTGCTTTTGCACCGGCAGACAGACTGCGAGCGCAACATCCAGGTGGGCCTCTGGGAGAGCTCACAGGGCTGACAGGGCAGGACTGGGTGGAGGCCACACAGCCATCTGGCTGGGCAGGCTGGAACTGGGCTCTGGGCACCCAGTGTGCTGCTGCCTGCCTTGCCCACACAATGCAGAAACCAGGCTTAGTCCTTCAGATAAGAGGGACCAGCCTAGGCCCAAGAGTGAGCCAAGACAGCCAGACCCAGGTTCTCAGGGTGGTAAGAGCTCAGGGGATAACATCAGagagagcttcctggaggaggataGCCTGGACTTTGGCTCTTGGAGAGATGTTCAGATAGGATTAGAACAAACAGTACCCTTGtccagagaggcagagggaggtgtGGACTTGGGAGAATGAGAGAGGAGAGCTCATCTGAGCACATGAGGCTGGGGGACAGCCAGCTCTGAGGAGTTTTAGTATGTCCTTGGGCTGCGCAAGGCCAGCAGGACCACTGTGTGTAGATTTCACAGATTATGCACCACCCAAAAGCACAGATGAGGGGAGGAGGGGTTTGCCCAAAGGGGGGCGCCATTTCCCACTTGCTGCAAAGGCTGAATGGAGCAGGGGGCAGCCAGGCAGAAGGAAACCCCTGCATGCAGCTCTTTGGAGGTGGTAGCTGGCCTGGGCCTGGAGAAGAGGGCCTGGATGAGCAGTTTGGGAAGTGCAGGGGCTGCTGGGGCCTAGCTGGAAAGAGAGGCTGACCGCCAAGCCTTGGGCCAGCCTGAGTTTCAGCCAGCCTGGCCTTTCAGGATACAGGCAGCACAGGCCAGtctggtttttgccttttctggctgGGAGTGAGGCTGGGGGGCAGTAGGTAGGCGGGTGCTAATTGCCTGAACTAATTGTTAATTGCAGTGCCCTGTGGAGAAAGCATTACCTGGGGGTTACCTGGACTCCTGCCCCGCCCAGTACACACGCTCCCACGTGCCTGCCTGCTgggttgcctttttttgttttttgtctttttagggtcatacccatggcttatggaggttcccaggctaggggtccaatcagagctgtagctgccagtgtacactacagccacagcatttttttcagatcctagctgcatctgtgacctgctacagctcacagcagtgctagatctttaacccttgtcctcatggatgctagttgggttcattaactgctgagccatgacgggaactcccccgggTTGCCCTTTGACTCTCCACCTGCACACACCTGAGCTTCCCTCCTGAAGGGGAAAGATGCTTGTACCTCTTCCACCCTGGGCACCTTTGACCTAGTTTTTACCCAAGCCCTGGCCTGCTATGGGGATGGACAGGACAAGGGCCCAGAAGAGGAGGGGAATGTGGCCAAGGTTCCCACCACCCTCTATTGCCTGAGAGGCCCTAGTACCTCCTGCAGTCCCCCATAGCCAGCCCTTTGTAACCCACCTCCTTGGGGATCTCCATGGTGTCAGGGCATGGGTCCCAGCAGAGGGAGGCAGCAGAGATAaagccccagctctgccaggaAGTGTTATGTGAGGGGCTCCTCCATGCACCATGTAGCCTCCTCACCCTCTGTGACCTTTCAGCTACTTATTTGTCTCCCCTCTATAGAAAGATACCTTGTTGAAATGAGCACAAAGAAGGGACTTCCTAGGAGAGGTGGCCCCTCACCCTGGTGAGTGCAGCATAAGGGAAAGCCCCAGACTGCAGCCCTAGGTCCGTGGGTAGGTTAGGTTTGTAGGTGTTTAGGGAGTTACCCAACTCTCAGAAAAGCACATCTGGCTGGCCCTTGGATTGTCAAGGCCTCTCCCTAGCACAGTCCAGGTGGGGAACTGAGGTCCAGCGAGGGGCAGCAACTTATCCTAGGTCACATGGTCGTGACACAGGTTCTAAAGTCCTTTCACCCCACAGTGTGTGACATGCGGCAAAGCTTTTAAGAAGCTCTGGTCCCTCCATGAGCACAACAAGATTGTGCATGGCTACGCAGAAAAGAAGTTCTCCTGTGAGATTTGTGAGAAGAAgttctacaccatggctcacgtgCGCAAGCACATGGTCGGTAAGTCTAGGCTAGTGAGGGATGGAGCCTGAGGTCTGAGCTGGGCCAGCTGCTAGGTGTGCTGGGACTCATTTCACATCTAAGGGCAATGCGAAGGAGTCAGAAGACCCCTCGTAGCAGAGAGGCCTGGGGAGGCTGGTCGCAGTGGCAAGATGTGTCCTGAACAGGCTCTTGGAACCAGGGCTACCACATACAGTTGGGCAGGTTGCACATGGCACAAGGGCTTCTGGACAAGGTGGCAAGTGGGGACCAGACTCCAGCTGGCACACTGCTAACCAGGCTGTGCCTCTTGGCATGGGGCTGTGTCCACCAGGGAAAGGAGCACCTTTTCCTAAATTACACAGAATGCCATATGGGCTAACACAGGCCCTGTCTTGGTTTGAGGACAGTTGTGCCTCGGACAGAGCTTCAGACTTCTCTGAATGTAACCCTCCCCGACCTGGACACAGTAAGGAGTCCCCCAATTGTGCGTCGGGCCATTGGGCATGGCTGTCCTTCTCCTGCAGGGGGACCTGGCTGGGAATCTATTGTCCAGGTGGCCCTCCCTTTGCTTGGGGCCTGGAGCTGAAGGGAAGGATAGCCAAGGCGGGAAGTGGGCCCTGGCCAGGCTTTACCCTTTTTTTTACCAGACAGTGCAAGAGGCCTCCAGCATGAACTGACTGAGAGCTGGGACCCTAGGGTCTAGTTCTCTGCCAGAGCATGCTGAGTAACCAGGATGGTCCTTCCTGGGTTTGGATTCCCCAGCTCTGAACTCTGAGGGGGGCAGTCCCTGTCTTCGATTGCTTCCTCCCAGATTTTCCTTGGAGTTTGTTCTGAGGGAGCACAGGTAACTCCCTCTAGATGGCATGGGACCCTCGGCTGAGGCCTTTATAGGCACCATCCTCTGTAGAGCCCAGCCATCCTGGAGTCTCAAGACGCTCTAGCCTCTTTTTATAGAAGAGGATGCTGAGGCATATAGTGGCTTAGTCAGGATTTGAGCCAAGGCCAGTCTGACTCGGAATCCTCCAATCATTCCCCAAAACTTTGGGAGTGAGTTGGCCTTGGCTGTTCCCTTGGCCAGAGGCTAAAGAACCATGAGGACCTTCATGCTTGTGTGCGCAGGCAGAGACACCTAGCCTGGAGGGAAAGGGCTTTGCCTGGGGGGTCAGAGGCTATGGGGCAGGCTCCAGGGTACCTCAGGAGGTGGGATCTAGGCTCAATGTGGGGGGGTGTTCAGGCATGGGTCCCCTGGGAGGAGCCAGACGGGTACCCCCGAGATGTCATGGCCATGGTGCCTGCCCTGTAGCCCACACCAAGGATATGCCCTTCACCTGCGAGACCTGCGGGAAGTCCTTCAAACGCAGCATGTCTCTCAAGGTGCACTCACTGCAGCACTCCGGGGAGAAGCCGTTCAGATGTGAGGTGAGCTCCCTTCTCCTGCCCCAGGTGCCACCCTGGACAGGGCAGGGATCAGGGGCAGCAGCTGCTTAAAACCCAGGTGGGTAGGGAGACCGGAGTACAAGATGCAGGAAGAGAGGGGCCCCTCCTGATGTCTCTGGTCCCTGCCTCCCACTCCACCCTTACCTGTTGCCCACCTGCACCCCCGCAACCCCTAACCCAACCCCCGAACATTCAGGGTGGGAAGTCTGCATGGGCTGGAACTAGGGGGCAGGCCTTctggggaggtggagaggggagCATCTTAGGCAGAGAGATCAGAGATGGAGTGCAGGTGGGGACAAGGAGGAAAGATGGAAGACCTTAAGCATGAGGGCTCCCTCCACTCTGGCCCTTTCCACTTCTTGACCCCCATTCCTGCCTGGGCCCGGTGTGCCCACGGCCTCTCCTCCTGTGCCCGTGCACTGCCCCACCCCAGGAGCACCTCGGCTGGCCTTTGCATCCACACCTCCTTGCCCAGGAGCCCCTCCCCATGTGCGTCCTTTCTGGGGTCCTGCCATCTCCGCCAGCATTTCCCTTTCTGAAGGGTATTCCCCCGCTCTGCCCCGAGCctcaccccacaccccaccctcaGAACTGCAATGAGCGCTTCCAGTACAAGTACCAGCTGCGGTCACACATGAGCATCCACATCGGCCACAAGCAGTTCATGTGCCAGTGGTGCGGCAAGGACTTCAACATGAAGCAGTACTTTGATGAGCACATGAAGACCCACACAGGTAGGGCTGCCCCATGGGGAGGAGCTCCATGCCAGGCCGGCCCCCTTCTCCTCTAGGAGGCTCAgtgctggcctccctgcctcccagagtCGGGTGAGGCTGGTACAGAATGGCCCACGGTGGGGAGGATCCGAGAGTATCAGGGCCAGCCCCGCTGTGGTTCCGTGGGCACAGGGAGGCTGGCCCAGGGCCGGGGCGTGGCGGCCCCCTAACAACTCCCTGCCGCACATGACCGACCACCCCGCAGGGGAGAAGCCGTACATCTGCGAGATCTGCGGCAAGAGCTTCACCAGCCGACCCAACATGAAGCGGCACCGACGCACGCACACCGGGGAGAAGCCCTACCCCTGCGACGTGTGTGGCCAGCGCTTCCGCTTCTCCAACATGCTCAAGGCGCACAAGGAGAAGTGCTTCCGCGTCAGCCACCCCCTGGCCAGCGATGGTACCCCTGCGGCCCCAGGGCTGCCTCCCACTcagccccaggctctgccccTGCTGCCAGGGCTGCCCCAgaccctcccgcccccaccccacctgccgcccccgcccccgctcttCCCTACCGCTGCCAGCCCCGGCGGGAGGCTGAATGCCAGCAATTAACTGCCTGCCTGCTGCATGGGCAGGGCCGGAGCCCTGTGCCCACCCCTCCGTGTCGTGGGGGCAACAACACCTCCAGAGGTGGTTGGACACGCTCTGCGGGAGCCCCCTGACCCTGGGGGCCGTGCAGGCTGGCAGCCCCCAGAACTGGCAGAGGACACCTCACTCCCAAGTGCCCCCTTTCAGTGACTCTTTGaagcctttacttttttttttttttttttttttttgaaatgaaggaaaaagaaaagaggaaactaTTGGCATCACCCCCCTCCAGGTGATGGGGGTGCTGGAGGCTGCAGGTACAATGGGGAgaggcctggggagcaggtgtGACTGGTCACTCTGCTAAGGCCTGAGCCAGAGTGGGATGACCAGGCCCAGCCCAAGTCAACTTCAGCTGCTCATCCCCACCTCTCCCATGCCCCCTAACTTGCCCCTCATCCCAGAGGGTTTGGGGAGAAGTTGGGGTGCCAGCGGCCCCTTTTGAAGGAGTTGTGGACCCAGTATGAGTGCTGCCAGATATTGATCAAGGACTTGAGCCTGAATGCCAGGAATGCCTTGGGCAGGCACAGCGAGGTGTGAagaccacagatgcagctgtgcaCTGTGGGGAGTGAGGCGGGCAGGGGCTGGACCCCAGGCGTTTGCTTTTCCCACTCACGACCCCGCTGGCAGGCGCAGGGATCCTCGACCTGCACCAGGCTGCACTGAAGGCTGGGTCCTGAAGAAAATGTCCCCAGAAACTGCTGGGCCTCAGGGTGTGTGAGTCAGGCCCCGGGTGGGCAGACGGGCTAGCTCCCACAGCACCAGCTCCCAGGGCTGTAGCTCAGGAGCCCCAGCAAATAGGTGGACCCCAGGGGCAGGACCCTAAAGAGGAGGCTTGGGCAAATGTTTTAAGGTTTCAAGGTGCTATCAGTGGGGCAGGAGGCGGGGTAGCTGTTCACAGACCGCCCAATCCCTCCACAGCTGTCCTTGCCATATCTCCCACACCAGAGATGTCTGTGTCCGTCTCTGCTCCCTGAAGGCAGCACAGGCCTCATCTGCTCCCTGGGCCTGGCCACAACCCACCCCTGGCTGGTGTCCACTTTCCTTGTCTCTCCTGGGCCTCTGTGCTCATGGTTAGGGCAAGGAGCCCACATGATCAGGCCCTGGGGGGCAGAGTCAGAGGTACTGGGGGAACGCCAGCCTGTGCCCAACGCTTGCCCCCACAAGGCCAGCACTAACAGGACAGCcctttttgttgtcatttaacATCTTTATTCCTGCCTTTAAAATGGGGAGGAAGGTTCCATAAGCTACATGTTCCCTAGTTAAGCTCTTTCCTATTGTGTTTATACAGTTTTGTTTGTTATACTCTTTGCACCTTAAACCCCCACAACTACCCCCACAACCACCACCTTCCCAACATGGCTGGAGTGGGAAGAGGCCTGAGCCCAGtgggggcctggggcggggggaacTGGCCTCATCAGCCCAAGGGCTGAGGGGGTTGGAATGCCTCTGACCTCCTTGTGAGGCCCAGGGTgctggggcaggggacaggggacaTTTTAATCATCAATAAACGAAGCACTTTATTCTGTACAGATGTGGGCAGGCCCAAGGAGCCCGAGTGATTTGAGAAtttagaatccaagccacacaaCCCAGATTGTTCTCTGGGCCCTGAGGGGGCAATGCCCTGGCCTGGTTGAGTTTGGGGCTACAGCAGGAACAGTGCAAGCCAGAGCCTATGGACGCACCCTCCTGCGTCCTCTGGGGAGAAAAAGTGGGCTCTTCCCCAAGAGAGGAAAGCTCCCTGTCTGGCTCCCAGCTCTGCGGCTCCCTTACCCCAAGGCTGGGGGTTCCGGCCTCTTCTGGGTTCAGGGCTGTACCTCTCAGGCTCCTGCTTTGCGGTAGCTCTTTCCCTTTCCTGCACCCCTTGATTGCTGGGCTTCCATGACGTCCTCAGGGTCTCCCCTCCctgtttccccctcccccttgctaTTTCTAACCTCTGGTCCCAGTGCCTGGCAGCTCTTCAGAGCTGGCCCCTGTTTTCCTAAGAAAGGTTTGATCTTCCCAAACTGTAGGCTGTAGGCTGGGACTCCCATGGGTTTCCCACCCCCTGTCACTGACACCAGGGTCTCCTTTAGGGGCTGGTGGCCCTGTCAACCTGCTAGTCTGACCACAACCATAGTGAGCCTGGGAGGgcctggccaggctgggctgcTGGTCCCTGAGGCTGGACTTTTGATAAGCAGAGGCTAGAAATGGGCGTGGGGGAGTTGGTGGGAGACCCGGTCCCAGGGCTTGGGTCTCCTGTTTTTGTGCACTTCCCTCTGAAGGCATAAGAGGAGTCCAGACAGCAGGCTGGTCACTGGTCAAATGGTCGTTGTAGGTGGGCACAGCTAACCCCTCTCCTGGGAGGCCCCTGTCCCAGTGGGTACAAGTGTCCTGTGTCCCTGGTGCTAAATGCTCTCTTCCCCTTGGGCAGTGTTGGTGAGAGCTCTTTTCTAGCCAGACCACAAGAGTCTGAAGCAATAATGGAACCTCAGCAGTGCCAGTATGGATAGGGGTTCTTGTTTTACCAGCTTTTGcattacctttttaatttttaaaacaaattaacaagCACCTGGATAATGGAGTGAGGGGACTGGGGCATCATACCCAATTCCCGGGGgtagtggtggggagggggcttggggtCATCACCTCCCACTGGAGATCTGCCCAGGGGTCCCTCTGTCCAGCTGGACTTCTCAGCCATTTGGCCAAGACCTCAAGTTTGGAACCTGGGCCTGCCCCCTCCCAACTCCCCTTGCACTCCCTGGTCTTGGGCCAGCTGAGGGTGAATGGCTAGAAAGATGAGGTGGGCCTTAAGCCCCTTGGCCACAGTTCTGGGAaccggggctggggggcagggcctGAGCCGCTGACCCTGATGCATGCCACCATAGCCGCCACAGCATGGGCTCAGCAGTGGCAGAACGGCTGTGCCCAGGCATGTGGACCCTTAATGTCTGGTCCTATGTGGCCACCCCACAGCCCCAGAGTGCGTGGGGGACAGCAGGAGGGCGAGGAGAAGAGCGAAGGGGAATAAAGACAGTACAACTGTCCCTTGGCCCAGCCTCTTCTTTACATGTTGCCATCCTGACGATTGGCTGAAAAGACTTGGACCAGAGCAAGGGCAGCGTGGAACCCAACCCTTCGGCGGCAGACCGCATGGACATCTGGGCCCTGAGCATCTGCAGACCCCATCTTCCTCCCTTGAGGGCAGCCTGGGCTCCTGGGGGACAGCCAGTCAGGAGCTGAGTTCTAAAGGAGCCAGATGTCAGTGCCCAGGAGGACATCTCAGATGGAAAACAGGTAGCAGCCTCCAAGGGAGGAGCGGCTCTCCCCAGGGACCCCTGAGTTATTTCACTGGAGCACTGACTCTGCTGGATAGAACTCTAGGCTGTGGGGACGGGGTGAATGAGGTTCCATGTATGTGGCATGTGGTCCTGGATACCTGGAGAGGGGACTGGTGGGTGGATTCACTGGCCAGAGAGGAGATGGGGGGCCCCAGAATATGGACATCGCCTTCCACACAGCCCCACTCCTCTGAAGGGAAGAGGGGCTCACCTCAAAAGGAAGCTCACTGACAGGCCTGTGGGCATGGCTGCTCCCCCAGTGCCATGTAGggattcctcttctctctcttcccactcTTCTACCCCTCTGCCTGTTTGCTGCCTCTCCTCGCATCTTCTTCCCTTtagcccctcctgcctccctcattCTCACAGTATTTCTATCTTCACTCTCCAGAGAGTCTTGGGCACGTGTCACATCAGGGAGTGACAGAGGGACTGGGAGGCAGAGGCCACTGGGTGGCTGGTGGGCACCACTGCTAGACCACCTACTCTTCCCCCAGTTTTGCTTTCTGGGACCAAACAGCTCACTAACACCTGATGTCTCGGAGCCCAGGTCAGAGCAGCACCAGCCTGCTGGAGAAAGCtgggcttttgtttcttttaaagcaCAATGGATGTCAgtgagatggaggaagggagacagCCCTGGCTTAGCA is a genomic window of Sus scrofa isolate TJ Tabasco breed Duroc chromosome 13, Sscrofa11.1, whole genome shotgun sequence containing:
- the ZBTB47 gene encoding zinc finger and BTB domain-containing protein 47 isoform X1, translating into MGRLNEQRLFQPDLCDVDLVLVPQRSVFPAHKGVLAAYSQFFHSLFTQNKQLQRVELSLEALAPGGLQQILNFIYTSKLLVNAANVHEVLSAASLLQMADIAASCQELLDARSLGPPGPGAVALAQPATSCTPAAPPYYCDIKQEADAPGLPKIYAREGPDPYSVRVEDGAGATGGTVPATIGPAQPFFKEEKEGGVEEAGGPPASLCKLEGGEELEEELGDSGTYSRREQSQIIVEVNLNNQTLHVSTGPEGKPGTATGPATMVLGREDGLQRHSEDEEDDEEEEEEEEEEEGGGSGGEEEEEEEGGSQGEEDDDEEEEGHSEQEEEEEEEEEGHSEQDQESSEEEEEEDEEDGEAGGRQGPGRRSSRVDPPPHSRMATRSARRRGPPEPEEAERRGGKRPKPPTGVVPTPARGPQATDGLGAKVKLEEKQHHPCQKCPRVFNNRWYLEKHMNVTHSRMQICDQCGKRFLLESELLLHRQTDCERNIQCVTCGKAFKKLWSLHEHNKIVHGYAEKKFSCEICEKKFYTMAHVRKHMVAHTKDMPFTCETCGKSFKRSMSLKVHSLQHSGEKPFRCENCNERFQYKYQLRSHMSIHIGHKQFMCQWCGKDFNMKQYFDEHMKTHTGEKPYICEICGKSFTSRPNMKRHRRTHTGEKPYPCDVCGQRFRFSNMLKAHKEKCFRVSHPLASDGTPAAPGLPPTQPQALPLLPGLPQTLPPPPHLPPPPPLFPTAASPGGRLNASN
- the ZBTB47 gene encoding zinc finger and BTB domain-containing protein 47 isoform X2, with the translated sequence MLLVEKTTDSPAAEFSLVEDVALHFACLMGRLNEQRLFQPDLCDVDLVLVPQRSVFPAHKGVLAAYSQFFHSLFTQNKQLQRVELSLEALAPGGLQQILNFIYTSKLLVNAANVHEVLSAASLLQMADIAASCQELLDARSLGPPGPGAVALAQPATSCTPAAPPYYCDIKQEADAPGLPKIYAREGPDPYSVRVEDGAGATGGTVPATIGPAQPFFKEEKEGGVEEAGGPPASLCKLEGGEELEEELGDSGTYSRREQSQIIVEVNLNNQTLHVSTGPEGKPGTATGPATMVLGREDGLQRHSEDEEDDEEEEEEEEEEEGGGSGGEEEEEEEGGSQGEEDDDEEEEGHSEQEEEEEEEEEGHSEQDQESSEEEEEEDEEDGEAGGRQGPGRRSSRVDPPPHSRMATRSARRRGPPEPEEAERRGGKRPKPPTGVVPTPARGPQATDGLGAKVKLEEKQHHPCQKCPRVFNNRWYLEKHMNVTHSRMQICDQCGKRFLLESELLLHRQTDCERNIQCVTCGKAFKKLWSLHEHNKIVHGYAEKKFSCEICEKKFYTMAHVRKHMVAHTKDMPFTCETCGKSFKRSMSLKVHSLQHSGEKPFRCENCNERFQYKYQLRSHMSIHIGHKQFMCQWCGKDFNMKQYFDEHMKTHTGEKPYICEICGKSFTSRPNMKRHRRTHTGEKPYPCDVCGQRFRFSNMLKAHKEKCFRVSHPLASDGTPAAPGLPPTQPQALPLLPGLPQTLPPPPHLPPPPPLFPTAASPGGRLNASN